TGTACAAAATATGAAGCATTGTTTATAGTGGATGAGGTTCAAACAGGCTTTGGCAGGACAGGAAAAATGTTTGCCTCTGAATGGGATGGGATTGCGCCTGATATAATGTGTTTTGCCAAGGCTCTAGGAGGAGGAATTATGCCCATTGGTGCCTTCATAACTACTAAGGAAATCTGGGAAAAATCCTACGGTTCAACTGATAGGGCTACCTTACATACATCTACTTTTGGAGGCAACAGCTGGGCGGCAGCAGCAGCCCTGGCAACCCTGGAAGTACTTCTTGATGGGGATTTAGCATATGAAGCCAGGGAAAAGGGAAATTATTTATTGGAAAGACTTGCTCAATTAAAGAGCCAGTATGCTCTAATAAAAGATGTTAGGGGAAAGGGTCTGCTCATTGGAATAGAGTTTCAGCAGGAACAATCAGTCCTGGACAAGCTGACAGGAGGCAAGGTTAGCGAACTAACAAAGGAGTATACTGGAGCCCTTGTAGCAGGCGAACTCCTTAACAAGCATAATATTATCACAGCCTATACCATTAACAATCCAAATGTTATAAGGCTGGAACCTCCATTAACAGTAACCTATGAAGAATTAGATTATGTTATAAACTCCCTGAATAAAACCTTTTCATCCAACAAGAGTGTCATCAAGCTAGCATTAAGCAGCTCCAAAAGCATAATTGGCTCTCTATTAAAAAAATAGCGGAAAGAAAAAAACAACCTGAAGAAGATTTAGGTTGTTTTTTAAATAAGCATTTTTGAAAATGTTTTAAAGTCATTTACTATATAGTCTGGCTGGCAATTTATGAAGTCTTCAGTTTTAAATGTAGTCCAACCAACAAGTACAGTGGTCAATCCAGCCCTTTTGCTTCCCATTATGTCAAAGGGGCTGTCGCCAATGGAAATAATTTCTGAAGGTTTTAATCCCATTAGTTTTATCATTTTTTCATAGGGATCTGGATGGGGTTTATGTTTTTCAACATCCTCTAAGAAGATTAGATGTTCAAAATAGTGTTCAATGTTGAAAAACTCAAGATTTTGTTTTCCCGCAGCTTTGGATTTAGAAGTCACAAGGGCAATAATTAGCCCGTTGGTTTTTAGCTGTTCAAGGAGCTCCTCAACACCGGGAAAAAGGGCAATGACTTCATCATGATATTTCTGAGAGAACTCTCTATAAGCAGCAATTAAATCCTCAGCTTTTTCAGGGCAAAAATAATTCATCTGCTCTAAAAGAGGTTTACCATACATTTTTAAAAGCTTTTTTTCATCGATCCTTTTGCCAAGATGGATCTCGCAAGCATACTGAAAGGAATCAACATTTAATTGGGTGGAATTTAAAATAGTTCCATCAAGGTCAAAAATTACACCTTTATATGACATCTATTTAAAACACTCCTTTGATAAAAAAGAATAGGTAGGGGTGCTCCCCCTGCCTATTATAATGCTTCCTGACCTTTTTCTCCAGTTCTAATTCGTATAGCTTCTTCCACATTATAGATAAATATTTTCCCGTCACCAATTTCTCCTGTTCTAGCTCCCTCTATGATGCTGTCTACAGCTTTATCTACCATGTCATCTGCAACAATAATAGATATCATCACCTTAGGTAAAAGATTTACATTGTATTCGTTTCCCCTGTAAACCTGTTTATGTCCCTTTTGCATTCCGTAGCCAAGAACCTGACTAACAGTCATGCCAGTAACACCAATGTTATTTAGTTTCTCTTTGACATCTTCAATTTTAGAAGGTCTAATTATGCTATCAATCTTTTTCATACTTAATCACCCCTTAAATAGATTTTATTGTCATAGAAGTATTTGCTAAATCTGAAGTTATGCTGGTCGAATATGCAGGACTGCCAACAATGTCATTATAAGCTTTAGCACCATGTTCACTAACATCTAGCCCATCAACTTCTTCTTCTTCTGAGACTCGTAAACCAATTAATCCTTTTATTATTGTCAAGACAACAAATGTAACTATTACAGTCCATGCCATTACTGCCAAAACCCCAATTATTTGTATACTCAAAAGGGTCAACGAGCCGGTGTAGAATAAACCGCCTTCAACAGCAAACAAGCCCACAGCAATTGTTCCAAAAGCTCCACATACTCCATGTACAGATATGGCACCAACAGGATCATCAATTTTTAGCATTTTATCAAATAATCCAACAGCTATAACAAGAATTACACCAGCAATGAGACCAGTTAATATTGCTCCAACAATGGATAAAGCATCTGCACCAGCGGTAATACCCACTAATCCAGCTAAAGAACCGTTTAAAGTTAAAGTTATATCAGGCTTTTTATACTTAATCCATGTAAATATAAGTGCACTTATGGTCCCAGCTGCTCCTGCAATTAAAGTGTTTGCTGCAACTTGTCCAAGACCTGGATCAAAGGGACTTAAAGTACTTCCAGGGTTAAAGCCAAACCAGCCAAACCAGAGCAGTAATACACCCAGGGTGCCCAATGGTATATTATGACCAGGTATGGGGTTAACCTTACCAGCAGCAGTATACTTGCCAATTCTTGGGCCCAGAAGAAAGGCTCCAACAAGGGCTGCCCAGCCCCCCACACTATGAACAATAGTTGATCCGGCAAAGTCCATAAATCCCAATTGATCTAACCAA
Above is a window of Desulfitibacter alkalitolerans DSM 16504 DNA encoding:
- a CDS encoding aspartate aminotransferase family protein — protein: MIEVDKVIKKENLISIDEALELNRETIKKIYNTNVNPALGNLLALLNFDKKYTRAQGTQVWDEKGNSYLDFLGGYGSLNLGHNHQAVIEAIDKVKSLPNILQASINPLAAALAHNLAQITPGELSNVFFGNSGAEAVEGALKTAKIYTGKRKIIYCEGSFHGKTTGALSVTGRVKYQKPFYPLIPQCEPVPFGDLEALERALKDKDTACFIVEPIQGEGGIILPPEGYLKAARELCTKYEALFIVDEVQTGFGRTGKMFASEWDGIAPDIMCFAKALGGGIMPIGAFITTKEIWEKSYGSTDRATLHTSTFGGNSWAAAAALATLEVLLDGDLAYEAREKGNYLLERLAQLKSQYALIKDVRGKGLLIGIEFQQEQSVLDKLTGGKVSELTKEYTGALVAGELLNKHNIITAYTINNPNVIRLEPPLTVTYEELDYVINSLNKTFSSNKSVIKLALSSSKSIIGSLLKK
- a CDS encoding HAD family hydrolase; translation: MSYKGVIFDLDGTILNSTQLNVDSFQYACEIHLGKRIDEKKLLKMYGKPLLEQMNYFCPEKAEDLIAAYREFSQKYHDEVIALFPGVEELLEQLKTNGLIIALVTSKSKAAGKQNLEFFNIEHYFEHLIFLEDVEKHKPHPDPYEKMIKLMGLKPSEIISIGDSPFDIMGSKRAGLTTVLVGWTTFKTEDFINCQPDYIVNDFKTFSKMLI
- a CDS encoding P-II family nitrogen regulator, with translation MKKIDSIIRPSKIEDVKEKLNNIGVTGMTVSQVLGYGMQKGHKQVYRGNEYNVNLLPKVMISIIVADDMVDKAVDSIIEGARTGEIGDGKIFIYNVEEAIRIRTGEKGQEAL
- a CDS encoding ammonium transporter translates to MLRNFKIFLNALLLVLLLSSFSAADSGEINEMRVALDTMFVLFAGFLVFFMHAGFAMLECGFTQAKNTVNILMKNISTISIGAMCFFLVGFGIMFGSSQFGFLGSDGFGLSFKGEVDFGIPIIAFWFFQAVFAATAATIVSGAIAERAKFSTYLVFTIVITSLIYPIVGHWTWGGGWLDQLGFMDFAGSTIVHSVGGWAALVGAFLLGPRIGKYTAAGKVNPIPGHNIPLGTLGVLLLWFGWFGFNPGSTLSPFDPGLGQVAANTLIAGAAGTISALIFTWIKYKKPDITLTLNGSLAGLVGITAGADALSIVGAILTGLIAGVILVIAVGLFDKMLKIDDPVGAISVHGVCGAFGTIAVGLFAVEGGLFYTGSLTLLSIQIIGVLAVMAWTVIVTFVVLTIIKGLIGLRVSEEEEVDGLDVSEHGAKAYNDIVGSPAYSTSITSDLANTSMTIKSI